The following proteins come from a genomic window of Synechococcus sp. NB0720_010:
- a CDS encoding general secretion pathway protein GspD, producing MAAAAMTAPALALPQSSASAPAPSVAPSGGALLLQLRRGANSVDVVVEGTGAAPLLRQRQTAAGWQGQLQLSQSASLKVGPQTLTLPEAGLKRVSIRGSGREFELEVVPMPGAPASKPVVSADGRNLILSFSAPSELVSKTGTFNLNQPGSVPQPRYAPPLQPRAVAPPLGDMAVGTMVLRNRSYLNLSGPPVTMTLRNAPAKDALMALSQMGGYGFVYVDDEERPGAQASAGPTVSLSFRGEAYSKALNSVLLASGLQGRMEGNLLLAGPSVMGKTFGTQMSKVYRLNQASAESAAKYLASLGARITQVTTITNAVTSGQPVANQVAGGEQTQQTKKEQITTTETYGASTGPLRGLIGTTDSRLRTITLVGDSQLVSVAENYLRQIDLRQRQVALSVKILDVTLNNDTSLSNSFAFRSGSNFVVSDRGEFLGAFGGLLPPQGDQFSTIAGGAASAKSETVTATGRDATVATTEIPANSPAPINPGFAYPSGNANNYNYFDFVRGLIESNTTKVLASPTLIINENSEPIVSGKAVTVGGSGTAALNTASIGRPFANESFVTVGAQEIVSYTVQAGQNGAPNSCQPEFGTAGLTFGARVSRIDDNGFVTFSMSPEISAVIATDVRIEGCGTVNTLTTRRLDTGEVRVRDGQTLILTGVISDNDQAVVRKWPVLGDIPFVGQFFRDSINRREKRELVILVSPRIIRDDNGGNFGYGYQAATPEARQLVSPY from the coding sequence ATGGCTGCTGCCGCGATGACGGCTCCAGCGCTGGCGCTGCCGCAGTCCAGCGCCTCTGCTCCCGCGCCGTCCGTCGCGCCGTCCGGGGGGGCTCTGCTGCTGCAGTTGCGCCGTGGCGCCAACAGCGTGGACGTGGTGGTCGAGGGCACCGGTGCGGCTCCGCTGCTGCGGCAACGCCAAACCGCGGCCGGTTGGCAGGGGCAACTGCAGCTGAGTCAATCCGCCTCCCTGAAGGTCGGCCCGCAAACGCTGACCCTGCCGGAGGCCGGCCTGAAGCGCGTGAGCATCAGGGGGAGCGGGCGCGAGTTTGAGCTGGAGGTGGTGCCGATGCCGGGGGCACCGGCCTCCAAACCGGTGGTCAGCGCCGATGGCCGCAACCTGATCTTGAGCTTCAGCGCCCCCAGCGAGTTGGTCTCGAAGACCGGCACCTTCAACCTCAATCAGCCCGGCTCGGTGCCCCAGCCGCGCTATGCCCCGCCCCTGCAACCCAGGGCGGTGGCGCCGCCCCTGGGCGACATGGCCGTGGGAACGATGGTGCTGCGCAACCGCAGCTACCTCAACCTCAGCGGCCCGCCGGTGACGATGACCCTGCGCAACGCACCGGCCAAAGACGCCCTGATGGCCCTCAGTCAGATGGGTGGCTACGGCTTCGTCTACGTCGACGATGAGGAGCGACCGGGTGCTCAGGCCAGCGCGGGCCCGACGGTTTCGCTGTCTTTCCGCGGTGAGGCCTACAGCAAGGCCTTGAACTCGGTACTGCTGGCCTCGGGTTTGCAGGGGCGGATGGAAGGGAATCTGTTGCTGGCGGGTCCCTCGGTCATGGGCAAGACCTTCGGCACCCAGATGTCCAAGGTCTATCGCCTCAACCAGGCCTCAGCTGAGTCGGCCGCCAAGTACTTGGCCAGCCTGGGGGCGCGCATCACCCAGGTCACAACGATCACCAATGCGGTGACCTCGGGGCAGCCCGTGGCGAACCAGGTGGCTGGTGGCGAGCAAACCCAGCAGACCAAGAAGGAGCAGATCACCACCACGGAGACCTATGGCGCCTCCACCGGTCCCCTGCGTGGCTTGATTGGGACGACCGATTCACGCCTGCGCACCATCACCTTGGTAGGTGATTCGCAGTTGGTTTCCGTCGCTGAGAACTACCTCCGGCAGATCGATCTGCGCCAGCGGCAGGTGGCGCTGTCGGTGAAGATCCTGGATGTCACCTTGAACAACGACACCAGCCTTTCGAACTCCTTTGCCTTCCGCTCCGGCAGCAACTTCGTTGTCAGTGATCGGGGTGAATTCTTGGGTGCCTTTGGTGGCTTGCTGCCGCCGCAAGGGGATCAATTCAGTACGATCGCAGGTGGCGCTGCGAGCGCTAAGTCTGAAACTGTGACGGCTACCGGCCGGGACGCAACAGTTGCGACCACTGAGATTCCTGCTAACAGTCCTGCCCCAATTAATCCAGGCTTTGCTTATCCATCTGGCAATGCCAACAACTACAACTACTTCGATTTCGTTCGAGGTCTGATTGAGTCGAATACGACCAAGGTGCTGGCTTCCCCGACCCTGATCATTAACGAGAATTCCGAACCGATCGTTTCCGGTAAGGCAGTCACCGTTGGTGGTTCGGGTACGGCCGCACTCAATACGGCCTCCATTGGTCGCCCCTTTGCCAATGAGTCTTTTGTGACTGTGGGGGCCCAGGAGATTGTTAGTTACACCGTGCAGGCCGGGCAAAACGGTGCCCCAAATAGCTGTCAGCCGGAGTTTGGGACGGCTGGTTTGACCTTTGGTGCGCGCGTCTCCCGCATTGATGACAACGGCTTTGTCACCTTCTCGATGTCACCGGAGATTTCGGCGGTGATTGCGACGGACGTGCGCATTGAAGGCTGCGGCACGGTCAATACCTTGACGACCCGTCGCTTGGATACGGGGGAGGTACGCGTGCGCGATGGCCAGACCTTGATCCTGACAGGTGTGATTTCTGATAACGACCAGGCCGTGGTGCGCAAGTGGCCCGTGCTTGGGGATATTCCGTTTGTTGGTCAATTCTTCAGGGATTCGATCAACAGGCGTGAGAAGCGCGAGCTGGTGATCTTGGTGTCGCCGCGCATCATCCGTGACGACAACGGCGGCAACTTCGGTTACGGCTACCAAGCCGCGACGCCTGAAGCCCGTCAGCTGGTCTCCCCGTACTAA
- a CDS encoding pentapeptide repeat-containing protein: MARLRLHLAGLALVLVSGAAQAADDQAVIRTLDQRSCERCMLHDADLVHADLRDAQLQGAQLERANLSGARLDGADLRESNLRFTSLAGASLRGADLRGSVLEGTDLRNSDLSGARLDPGALEGSHWQGARGVGAAVHSYAALHNAGVQAAEAGRFPEAEQFFSQAIERLPNAAVSWMARGVSRAEQGQFSLAAQDLRYAGRLYSELGALQQAKSLEEAATTLLKPSKKAKGGNGMGSALLGGLMAAFKMVAPIAAKAALPGSI, encoded by the coding sequence ATGGCTCGTCTGCGTCTCCATCTGGCCGGCCTGGCTTTGGTGCTGGTCAGCGGAGCCGCCCAGGCGGCCGATGACCAAGCGGTGATTCGCACCCTGGATCAACGCTCCTGCGAGCGCTGCATGCTGCATGACGCCGACCTGGTCCATGCCGACCTGCGGGACGCACAGCTTCAAGGGGCCCAGTTGGAGCGGGCCAACCTCAGCGGAGCGCGCCTGGATGGAGCCGACCTGCGGGAAAGCAACCTGCGGTTCACCAGCCTGGCGGGCGCATCTCTGCGGGGAGCGGATCTCCGGGGCTCAGTGCTGGAGGGGACCGATCTACGCAACAGCGACCTCTCCGGTGCACGACTGGACCCCGGCGCCCTCGAGGGCAGCCATTGGCAAGGGGCTCGCGGGGTCGGCGCGGCAGTCCATAGCTATGCCGCCCTCCATAACGCTGGTGTTCAAGCGGCGGAGGCCGGCCGTTTTCCAGAGGCCGAGCAGTTCTTCAGCCAGGCGATTGAACGGCTCCCCAACGCCGCTGTGAGCTGGATGGCCCGGGGGGTCAGTCGCGCCGAGCAGGGCCAATTCAGCCTGGCTGCCCAGGACCTCCGCTACGCCGGCAGGCTCTACAGCGAGCTGGGGGCGCTCCAGCAGGCCAAGTCACTGGAGGAGGCAGCAACCACCCTGCTCAAGCCCAGCAAGAAAGCAAAGGGAGGTAATGGCATGGGCAGCGCCCTGCTGGGGGGACTGATGGCCGCCTTCAAGATGGTGGCGCCGATCGCCGCCAAGGCCGCCCTACCAGGCTCGATTTAG
- a CDS encoding histidinol-phosphate transaminase: protein MEAHGGNLEATARRLGCRPDQILDASASLAPFVLPRAARRALRQMDLRAYPDRSHWRLRHQIARLHDLDPELVLPGNGAAELFTWAARDAASGGLSLLPQPGFADYARALQCWGGLQRPMALPLEWEASFPQPFPADAAAEVLWITNPHNPTGQLWSRASLRPLLARHRLVICDEAFLPLVPGGEQQSLIPLVAEHPNLIVIRSLTKLYGIAGVRLGYAVAQPERLQRWAGWRDPWPINAGAGALADALLSDPRSYQRWCSRVQAWVVQEGQWLQQRLRALPGIHPYPSAVNYLLLRAEQGSLQPLREALERRHRILVRDCRSFAGLGESWLRIGYQNRSGNRRLLRALGAELLQ from the coding sequence ATGGAAGCCCACGGCGGCAACTTGGAGGCAACGGCACGGCGCTTGGGCTGCCGGCCGGATCAGATCCTGGATGCCAGCGCGTCCCTGGCGCCCTTTGTCCTGCCGCGGGCGGCCCGGCGGGCCCTGCGGCAGATGGATCTGCGGGCCTATCCCGACCGCAGTCACTGGCGGCTGCGTCACCAGATCGCGCGGCTGCATGACTTGGATCCGGAGCTGGTGCTTCCGGGCAACGGTGCGGCGGAACTGTTCACCTGGGCTGCCCGTGATGCGGCCAGCGGCGGTCTGTCGCTGTTGCCCCAGCCCGGCTTCGCTGACTACGCGCGTGCTCTTCAGTGTTGGGGCGGCCTGCAGCGGCCCATGGCCCTTCCCCTGGAGTGGGAGGCCTCGTTCCCGCAACCGTTTCCAGCTGACGCCGCTGCGGAGGTGCTCTGGATCACCAACCCCCATAACCCCACCGGCCAGCTCTGGAGCCGCGCGTCCTTGAGGCCGCTGCTGGCCCGTCACCGCTTGGTGATCTGCGATGAGGCCTTCTTGCCATTGGTGCCAGGCGGGGAGCAACAGTCCCTGATTCCGCTGGTGGCCGAGCACCCCAACCTGATCGTCATCCGCAGCCTGACCAAGCTGTACGGAATTGCGGGGGTTCGGCTCGGCTATGCCGTGGCCCAGCCCGAGCGGCTGCAGCGCTGGGCCGGCTGGCGGGATCCCTGGCCCATCAATGCCGGGGCGGGAGCGCTGGCCGATGCCCTGCTCAGCGATCCCCGCTCTTACCAGCGCTGGTGCTCGCGCGTGCAGGCCTGGGTGGTGCAGGAGGGCCAGTGGCTGCAGCAGCGCCTGCGGGCGTTGCCCGGCATTCACCCGTACCCGTCAGCGGTCAATTACCTGCTGCTGCGCGCTGAGCAGGGTTCCCTGCAGCCCCTTCGGGAGGCGTTGGAGCGGCGACATCGCATCCTGGTGCGCGATTGCCGATCCTTCGCCGGGCTCGGCGAGTCCTGGTTGCGGATCGGCTACCAGAACCGCTCCGGCAATCGGCGCCTGCTGCGGGCCCTAGGCGCTGAGCTCCTGCAGTAG
- a CDS encoding glycosyltransferase, producing the protein MSRLLIAASGTGGHLFPALAVAQALPSDWEIQWLGVPDRLETELVPQEYRLHTVDAGGLQGRGLRKLSNLLRLLGATVTVRRLIRRERIRLVFSTGGYIAAPAILAARWCGVPVVLHESNGVPGKVTRLFGRLCSQVAVGLPQAAERLQGCRPRVTGTPVRREFLHAAPLPSWVPAGAGPLLLVMGGSQGAVGLNRMVRPLLPRLLNLGCRVVHLSGNNDPESGQLQHPRYAERPFSDEVAGLLQHADLVISRAGAGSLSELAVCGSPTILVPYPQAADKHQDANAGAAAAVGAAVIVWQHPPEHPALERTLWRLLGPRLRGCDPVIDPLLQLRRGMEQLAVRDAEALIAGLLQELSA; encoded by the coding sequence ATGTCACGCCTGTTGATCGCTGCCAGCGGCACCGGCGGGCATCTCTTCCCAGCCCTCGCCGTGGCCCAGGCTCTGCCCTCGGACTGGGAGATCCAGTGGCTCGGGGTTCCCGACCGGCTGGAGACCGAGCTAGTTCCCCAGGAGTACCGGCTGCACACCGTCGATGCCGGCGGCCTTCAGGGCCGGGGACTGCGCAAGCTCAGCAACCTGTTGCGCCTGCTGGGCGCCACGGTCACGGTGCGGCGCTTGATCCGCCGGGAACGCATCCGTCTGGTCTTCAGCACCGGCGGCTACATCGCTGCACCGGCGATCCTGGCGGCCCGCTGGTGCGGGGTGCCGGTGGTGCTGCATGAATCCAATGGCGTCCCAGGAAAAGTGACGCGCCTGTTCGGGCGGCTCTGCAGCCAGGTCGCCGTCGGACTGCCCCAGGCGGCGGAGCGGCTGCAGGGCTGCCGCCCGCGGGTCACGGGTACCCCCGTGCGCAGGGAGTTTCTGCACGCCGCACCACTCCCGAGTTGGGTGCCGGCAGGAGCGGGCCCCCTGCTGCTGGTCATGGGCGGCAGCCAGGGTGCCGTGGGGCTCAACCGCATGGTCCGGCCCCTGCTGCCCCGACTGCTGAACCTGGGCTGCCGGGTGGTCCACCTCAGCGGCAACAACGACCCCGAGAGCGGTCAACTGCAACACCCCCGCTACGCCGAGCGCCCCTTCAGCGACGAGGTGGCCGGCTTGTTGCAACACGCCGATCTCGTGATCAGCCGTGCGGGTGCCGGCAGCCTGAGCGAATTGGCGGTCTGCGGGAGTCCAACGATCCTGGTCCCCTACCCCCAAGCGGCGGACAAACACCAGGACGCCAACGCCGGTGCCGCCGCGGCCGTCGGCGCGGCCGTCATCGTCTGGCAGCACCCCCCTGAACACCCGGCCCTGGAGCGCACCCTCTGGCGTCTACTCGGTCCCAGGCTTCGGGGCTGCGATCCGGTGATCGACCCACTGCTGCAGTTACGCCGCGGCATGGAGCAGCTGGCCGTCCGCGATGCCGAAGCACTGATCGCAGGGCTACTGCAGGAGCTCAGCGCCTAG
- a CDS encoding NAD(P)-dependent oxidoreductase, which yields MPTDVSCLGLGALGAPMARNLLRAGWSLTAFNRTAAPAQSLEAAGAQRAATVAEAAAASPLLLLCLSDDQAVEEVLALAKGHLQPGALVIDCSTISPGTSQRLAGELATQGVDYIDAPVTGGTEGAEAGTLRVLIGAELDQLERARPLLEVIGGSLHHFGPVGAGQQAKAVNQVLVAGSYAAVAEALALADRLGLPQDALVEALKGGAAGSWALENRSQQMINDSYPLGFKLALHRKDLGIALDAAAEAQLELPICERVAALEDALIEQGCGELDVSALARWFKG from the coding sequence ATGCCAACTGATGTGAGCTGTCTGGGCCTTGGAGCCCTGGGTGCCCCCATGGCCCGCAACCTGCTGCGGGCCGGATGGAGCCTGACCGCTTTCAACCGCACTGCCGCTCCCGCACAATCCCTGGAGGCGGCGGGTGCCCAGCGAGCGGCGACCGTGGCTGAGGCGGCGGCCGCGTCGCCGTTGCTGCTGCTCTGCTTGAGCGATGACCAGGCGGTCGAGGAGGTGCTGGCCCTGGCGAAGGGCCACCTGCAGCCTGGGGCGCTGGTGATCGACTGCTCCACCATCAGCCCAGGCACCAGCCAACGCCTCGCCGGCGAGCTCGCGACCCAGGGGGTGGACTACATCGATGCTCCGGTGACTGGCGGCACCGAAGGAGCCGAAGCCGGAACCCTGCGGGTGTTGATCGGGGCTGAGCTGGACCAGCTCGAGCGGGCCCGGCCGCTGCTGGAGGTGATTGGCGGCAGCCTGCATCACTTCGGCCCCGTGGGAGCAGGGCAACAGGCCAAGGCGGTCAATCAGGTGTTGGTGGCCGGCAGCTATGCCGCCGTCGCTGAAGCCCTGGCCCTCGCCGATCGTCTGGGGCTACCGCAAGACGCACTGGTGGAGGCCCTAAAGGGCGGCGCCGCTGGCTCCTGGGCCCTGGAGAACAGGAGCCAACAGATGATCAACGACTCCTATCCGTTGGGGTTCAAGTTGGCCCTGCACCGCAAGGACCTCGGCATCGCCCTGGATGCCGCGGCCGAGGCTCAGTTGGAGCTGCCGATCTGCGAACGGGTAGCTGCCCTAGAGGACGCCCTGATCGAGCAGGGCTGCGGTGAGCTGGATGTCTCCGCGCTGGCCCGTTGGTTTAAAGGGTGA
- a CDS encoding EF-hand domain-containing protein codes for MRRDRSRFLLAAGASLLLAFPLGLQAQTPQELKAYERRLQQLFEQLDRDGNRRLERQEVQGQPYLQRHFDRLDQNRRGYLTPADLKPSNKVPPPRAERVLRKADQNGDGRIDQQEAQGYPWLRKHFQTIDQNGNGSLDRGELNTLSKPAHAN; via the coding sequence ATGAGGCGCGACCGCTCCCGTTTCCTGCTTGCCGCTGGCGCCAGCCTGCTGTTGGCCTTCCCCCTGGGCTTACAGGCTCAGACGCCGCAGGAACTCAAGGCCTATGAACGGCGCCTGCAACAGCTCTTCGAGCAACTGGACCGGGACGGCAACCGACGACTCGAGCGCCAGGAGGTTCAAGGGCAGCCCTACCTCCAGCGTCATTTCGACCGCCTGGACCAGAACCGCCGCGGCTACCTGACCCCTGCGGATCTCAAGCCCAGTAACAAGGTGCCGCCCCCGCGCGCCGAGCGGGTCCTGCGTAAGGCCGACCAGAACGGCGATGGCCGCATCGACCAACAGGAAGCCCAGGGCTACCCCTGGCTGCGCAAGCACTTCCAGACCATCGACCAGAACGGCAATGGCAGCCTGGATCGCGGCGAACTCAACACCCTCTCCAAACCAGCCCATGCCAACTGA
- a CDS encoding response regulator, producing MAVPARSTPQRIWVVDDDAEQRRLVGTYLTDQGYDVRCLSSGEQLMVRLESQRPDLVVLDVMLPGDDGLTLLRRLRDGGDDLPVVMLTAKGDGIDRIIGLEQGADDYLGKPFLPRELTARIEAVLRRRVALPAGTPLAEGQVVEFGENRLDLANRSLERDAHPVVITSGEFSLLAAFVQHPHRPLSRERLIELARGPESETDSRSMDVQVSRVRKLVEPDPTRPRYLQTVWGYGYVFVPDGQARTR from the coding sequence ATGGCCGTGCCTGCACGGAGCACTCCCCAACGCATCTGGGTGGTGGATGACGATGCGGAGCAGCGGCGTTTGGTCGGCACCTATCTGACCGATCAGGGCTACGACGTTCGCTGCCTCAGTAGCGGTGAGCAACTGATGGTGCGGCTGGAGAGCCAGCGGCCCGATTTGGTGGTGCTCGACGTCATGCTTCCGGGGGATGACGGCCTGACGCTCTTGCGCCGGCTGCGCGACGGCGGCGATGACCTGCCCGTGGTGATGCTGACGGCCAAAGGGGACGGCATCGATCGGATCATTGGCCTGGAGCAGGGGGCCGACGACTATCTCGGTAAACCCTTCCTGCCTCGGGAGTTAACGGCGCGCATTGAGGCGGTCCTGCGGCGCCGGGTGGCCCTGCCTGCGGGCACGCCGCTGGCGGAGGGGCAGGTGGTGGAGTTCGGCGAGAACCGGCTGGATTTGGCCAACCGCAGCTTGGAGCGCGATGCCCATCCCGTTGTGATCACCAGCGGGGAGTTCAGCCTGCTCGCGGCTTTTGTCCAGCACCCCCATCGGCCCCTGTCCCGGGAGCGTCTGATTGAGTTGGCCCGGGGTCCGGAATCGGAGACCGACAGCCGCAGCATGGATGTCCAGGTCTCCCGGGTCCGCAAGTTGGTGGAGCCCGATCCCACACGGCCCCGCTACCTGCAGACGGTCTGGGGTTACGGCTACGTCTTTGTGCCCGATGGCCAAGCACGCACCCGTTAA
- a CDS encoding ATP-binding protein — translation MAKHAPVKYVLAGAGISALALVVLQSLLAQRLERAQIAQMGPEVAFNLKLGELALDRLPPEALARLSGLPLRVGPFPPVSGDGRLQRQARLLQQELCQRVRPCPPVLPAQSLAPGLWVELLSPLEPIWLFTPVGPAQRWPPDPLLLGLSLLTGSISASFLFLWREVQTPLQQLEQALGSVGRSGQQPALPERGARVVRSLTGRFNAMVERLASNDRERATMLAGIAHDLKSPLTRLRLRLADQRPAEADLDALERITSQFLLFAGGGDAEPPVQLPLDQWLAELTAPLEADQVQLDFIPLEARVQPVALGRAVGNLIENALSHGQAPLRLVLRPEAAEGFRIEVWDRGDGIPVEQWAQALMPFQRLDRARGGSGHCGLGLAIAARVAASHGGGLSRLQSEQGFAVVLRAHSLAAA, via the coding sequence ATGGCCAAGCACGCACCCGTTAAGTACGTCCTGGCGGGCGCGGGCATCTCCGCCCTGGCTCTGGTGGTTCTGCAATCGCTGCTAGCCCAGCGCTTGGAGCGGGCGCAGATTGCCCAGATGGGTCCCGAGGTGGCCTTCAACCTGAAGCTCGGAGAGTTGGCACTCGATCGCCTGCCGCCCGAGGCCCTGGCCCGTCTGAGTGGATTGCCGTTGCGGGTCGGTCCCTTCCCTCCCGTCAGCGGCGATGGACGTTTGCAGCGGCAAGCGCGTCTGCTGCAGCAGGAGCTCTGCCAGCGGGTGCGGCCCTGTCCGCCGGTGCTACCGGCCCAAAGTCTGGCGCCCGGCCTGTGGGTCGAGTTGCTGTCGCCCCTGGAGCCGATCTGGTTGTTCACCCCCGTGGGGCCGGCTCAGCGCTGGCCCCCTGATCCCCTCCTGCTGGGGTTGTCCTTGTTGACCGGGAGCATCTCTGCCTCGTTTCTGTTCCTCTGGCGCGAGGTGCAAACCCCCCTGCAGCAACTGGAGCAGGCCCTGGGCTCCGTGGGGCGCTCCGGCCAGCAGCCCGCTCTGCCGGAGCGGGGGGCTCGGGTGGTTCGTTCATTGACGGGCCGCTTTAACGCCATGGTCGAGCGCCTGGCCAGCAACGATCGTGAGCGCGCAACGATGCTCGCGGGCATCGCCCATGACCTCAAAAGTCCCCTGACGCGTCTGCGCTTGCGTTTGGCGGACCAGCGGCCAGCGGAGGCGGACCTGGATGCGCTTGAGCGCATCACCAGTCAGTTCCTGTTATTTGCCGGCGGAGGGGATGCGGAGCCGCCGGTGCAGTTGCCCCTGGATCAGTGGTTGGCGGAGTTGACCGCTCCCCTTGAGGCGGACCAGGTGCAGCTGGATTTCATCCCCTTGGAGGCGCGGGTGCAGCCGGTGGCCCTGGGACGAGCGGTGGGGAATTTGATCGAGAACGCCCTGAGCCATGGACAGGCTCCGCTGCGGTTGGTCCTGCGTCCGGAGGCGGCGGAGGGTTTTCGCATTGAGGTCTGGGATCGAGGCGATGGCATTCCTGTCGAGCAGTGGGCCCAAGCCTTGATGCCGTTTCAGCGCTTGGACCGGGCCCGGGGTGGCAGCGGCCACTGCGGATTGGGGCTCGCCATTGCGGCCCGGGTCGCCGCCAGCCATGGCGGGGGGCTGAGCCGCCTGCAGTCGGAGCAGGGCTTTGCGGTGGTGCTCAGGGCCCACTCCCTCGCGGCGGCCTAG
- the pgk gene encoding phosphoglycerate kinase produces MAKRSLASLSADELRGKRVLVRVDFNVPLNDAGAITDDTRIRAALPTINDLVGKGAKVILSAHFGRPKGQVNEGMRLTPVAARLSELLGKGVVKTDSCIGPDAEAKVAAMADGDVVLLENVRFFAEEEKNEGDFAKKLASLADVYVNDAFGAAHRAHASTEGVTQYLSPSVAGYLMEKELQYLQGAIDEPKRPLAAIVGGSKVSSKIGVLEALLDKCDKILVGGGMIFTFYKARGMAVGKSLVEEDKLELAKELEAKAAAKGVQFLLPTDVVLADNFAPDANSQVAKVDAIPDGWMGLDIGPDSVKVFQDALADCKTVIWNGPMGVFEFDAFAAGTNAIATTLADISGKGCCTIIGGGDSVAAVEKAGLADKMSHISTGGGASLELLEGKVLPGVAALDEA; encoded by the coding sequence ATGGCGAAGCGCTCCCTGGCCAGCCTTTCCGCTGACGAGCTGCGCGGCAAGCGCGTGCTGGTTCGGGTCGACTTCAACGTTCCCCTGAACGATGCCGGCGCCATCACCGATGACACCCGCATCCGCGCTGCCCTCCCCACCATCAATGATCTGGTGGGCAAGGGCGCCAAGGTGATCCTCTCGGCCCACTTCGGTCGTCCCAAGGGTCAGGTGAACGAGGGCATGCGCCTCACCCCCGTGGCCGCTCGCCTGAGCGAACTGCTGGGCAAGGGCGTGGTGAAGACCGACAGCTGCATCGGCCCTGACGCCGAGGCCAAGGTTGCTGCGATGGCCGATGGCGACGTCGTGCTGCTGGAGAACGTCCGCTTCTTCGCCGAAGAAGAGAAGAACGAAGGCGACTTCGCCAAGAAGCTGGCCAGCCTGGCTGACGTGTACGTCAACGACGCCTTCGGTGCCGCTCACCGTGCCCACGCCTCCACCGAGGGCGTGACCCAGTACCTGAGCCCCAGCGTCGCCGGCTACCTGATGGAGAAGGAGCTGCAGTACCTGCAGGGCGCCATCGATGAGCCCAAGCGTCCCCTGGCGGCCATCGTCGGCGGCTCCAAGGTGAGCTCCAAGATCGGCGTGCTCGAGGCCCTGCTCGACAAGTGCGACAAGATCCTTGTCGGCGGCGGCATGATCTTCACCTTCTACAAGGCCCGCGGCATGGCCGTCGGCAAGAGCCTGGTGGAAGAGGACAAGCTGGAGCTGGCCAAGGAGCTCGAGGCCAAGGCTGCTGCCAAGGGCGTTCAGTTCCTGCTGCCCACCGACGTGGTGCTGGCTGACAACTTCGCCCCCGATGCCAACAGCCAGGTGGCCAAGGTGGATGCCATCCCCGACGGCTGGATGGGCCTGGACATCGGTCCCGATTCCGTCAAGGTCTTCCAGGACGCCCTGGCTGACTGCAAGACCGTGATCTGGAACGGCCCCATGGGCGTGTTCGAGTTCGACGCCTTCGCCGCCGGCACCAACGCCATCGCCACCACCCTGGCTGACATCAGCGGTAAGGGCTGCTGCACGATCATCGGCGGCGGTGACTCCGTGGCTGCTGTGGAGAAGGCCGGCCTGGCCGACAAGATGTCCCACATCTCCACCGGCGGTGGCGCCAGCCTCGAGCTGCTGGAAGGCAAGGTCCTCCCCGGCGTGGCCGCCCTCGACGAAGCCTGA
- a CDS encoding universal stress protein has translation MFEIVLFPIDRSRQAAETAAFALKLAQQHGSRLVLLSVVEPGQDDPAAVAALLEDARGRFQEQGVSCEVLEREGKPAFVICDVADEINADVIVMGTRGLSLEAEDAPSTASRVIQLAPCPVMVVP, from the coding sequence ATGTTTGAGATCGTTCTCTTCCCCATCGACCGCAGCCGCCAGGCTGCTGAAACCGCTGCCTTCGCCCTGAAGTTGGCCCAGCAGCACGGCAGCCGTTTGGTGCTGCTCTCCGTGGTTGAGCCCGGTCAAGACGATCCCGCTGCTGTGGCTGCGTTGTTAGAGGACGCCCGCGGTCGCTTCCAAGAACAGGGCGTCAGCTGTGAGGTGCTCGAGCGCGAAGGAAAGCCGGCTTTTGTGATCTGTGATGTGGCCGATGAAATCAATGCCGATGTGATCGTGATGGGGACCCGCGGGCTGAGCCTCGAAGCGGAGGACGCCCCCAGCACGGCCTCCCGTGTGATTCAGTTGGCCCCTTGCCCCGTGATGGTGGTGCCGTGA